From the genome of Pseudomonas putida:
GCAGCTCGAAGACCTGTTGCGGGTCGAGACGGACGGCCGCGGCCGGATTCACCTGCTCGATGCCAGCCGCCTGGTGCACGAGGCGCCGAAAGTCTACGCGACGTTCCTGCTATGGCTGCTGGCGGAGTTGTTCGAGCAGTTGCCCGAGCGTGGCGATGCCGACAAACCGGTGCTGGCGCTGTTTTTCGACGAGGCCCATTTGCTGTTCAACGGCACGCCCAAGGCCCTGCAGGACCGCCTCGAGCAGGTGGTGCGGCTGATTCGCTCGAAAGGGGTGGGGGTGTACTTCGTGACCCAGTCGCCGGGTGACCTGCCCGATGCCGTGCTGGCTCAGTTGGGCCTGCGTATCCAGCATGGGCTGCGCGCCTTCACCGCCAAGGAGCAGAAGTCGTTGCGCGCCGTGGCTGATGGTTTCCGCCCCAATCCGGCCTTCAATACCCTCTCGGTGCTCACCGAACTGGGCATTGGCGAGGCGCTGGTCGGCACGCTGGAGGAAAAGGGCACCCCGGCGATGGTCCAGCGGGTATTGGTGGCACCTCCACAATCGCGGATAGGTCCACTGACCGCGGCCGAGCGCAGCGCCCTGATCGCCTCGTCGCCATTGCTCGGGCGCTATGACAAGCCGGTCGATCGCGAATCGGCGTATGAAATGCTGACCCAACGCAAGGGTGAGCCGGTGGAGCCGGCCCCGGTGCCCAAGGCGGACGAGGAAAGCCTGGCCGACAAGGCCGGGGATTTCCTGCAGAGCGCGGCGGGGCAGGCGATCAAGTCAGCGGTGCGCCAGGCCGCGAACCAGTTGGGGCGCCAGTTGGTGCGCGGTTTGATGGGGTCGTTGCTGGGCAAGAAGAAAAGGTAACGCGACGCTGCATTGCCTGTAGGAGCCGGCTTGCCGGCGATGAGGCCCAGACAGATACGACACTCACGAAAAAGGCGCCTGCGAAGGCGCCTTTTTCACAGCAGCATCACTCAGGCCAGCGCCTTGGACGCCAGCCAGAACAGCCCGGCCGCCAGGCCCATCGAGGCTGGCAGGGTCAGTACCCAGGCCAACAGGATGGTCTTCACAGTGCCGCCTTGCAGGCCACTCTTGTTGGCGACCATGGTGCCGGCCACGCCGGACGACAGTACGTGGGTCGTCGACACAGGCAGGCTGAACACGTTGGCCATGCCGATGGCGCAGGCTGCGGTGATCTGCGCCGACATGCCCTGGGCGTACGTCATGCCCTGTTTGCCGATCTTCTCGCCAACGGTCAGGACCACGCGCTTCCAGCCGACCATGGTGCCCAGGCCCAGGGCCAGTGCGACGGCGACGATCACCCAGAACGGTGCGTATTCGGTGGTGGCGGTCAGGTCCTTGCGCAGCTTCTCGAGGTCGGACTTCTCGCGTGCGTCCAGGCCTGGCAGTTTGCCGACCTTCTTCGCGGTGTCATCCAGGCACAGCAGGTAACGACGCACTTCCACACGCTTGTCGGCGTCCAGGTCGTGGTAGTCGGTCACGCCCTTGAGCGAGGTCTGCAGGGCGGCGATGGTCGGTTCGGTCTGCTGCGGGTTGCAACTGAACTGCGCTGGCAGGTCGCCGGACTTGGCCTTGCCCAGGGCCAGGAATTCGCCCAGCGTCGCTTCGTTGCGCTGGTAGAACTGGCTCATGTGCAGGGTGGCGTCGCGGGTACGCTCGATCTGGTAGGTGGTGCTGTTGAGGTCGAGCACGAACTTGGCCGGGACGATACCGATCAGCACCAGCATGATCAGGCCGATGCCTTTCTGGCCATCGTTGGAGCCGTGCACGAAGCTCACGCCCATTGCCGAAATCACCAGTACCAGACGGTTCCAGAAGGGTGGGTGCTTCTTGTCGTCGAGCTTGCGACGCTGTTCCGGCGTCTTGTGCATCTTCGACAGCGGGCGCCACCATTTCAGCCCGATCAGCACCAGCGCGGCCACGGCGAAGCCGGCCAAAGGCGAGACCACCAGCGACAGGCCGATGTCGATCGCCTTCTGCCAGTTGACCCCGTCACCCAACGGGATGCCGTTGATCAAGGCGTTGGCCAGACCAACGCCGAGGATCGAGCCGATCAGCGTGTGCGAGCTGGAGGCGGGAATGCCGAAGTACCAGGTGCCCAGGTTCCAGGTGATGGCAGCGGCCAGCAAGGAGAACACCATGGCCAGGCCATGGCCGGTGTTCACATTGATCAGCAGCTCGACCGGCAGCAGGTGCACGATGGCATAGGCCACCCCGACGCCGCCCAGCAGCACGCCGAGGAAGTTGAACACCCCGGAGAAGAATACGGCCAGGTGCGGTGGCATGGCTTTGGTATAGATGACGGTGGCTACCGCGTTTGCGGTGTCATGAAAGCCATTGATGAACTCGAATGCGAGCACGAAGGTCAGGGCGAGCAGCAGGCTCACCAATACCCAGGCATCCAGTCCGCTGAATAAATCGATCATGAAGGTTGTCTGGCGGTCATAGGGGGGCCGGATTATGCCAGAAAACCTTGGCAATCGATGCACCCGCTACTGACCGATGGCAATCCTGCAAACGGCTTCTCGCACCGGCGAAGCGAAGCGGAAGCTTAGGAAAAGCTGGTTAAATTCGGCTAACGTCTAGAAAAAATCAGAAAATACAGGGTATTTTTCGAGTACTCATGAATTCAAACGAATGTATGAAATTTGTGTAATTCCATTTCATCTTCAGCCTGGCGGTAAAGATCGGCCCGCCTCGGACGACGCGGGCGAGCAGACCATCAGGATCAAGCGCCGTCGCTGCGCAGTTCCTTTTCCATTTTCTCCAGCTCTTCGTTGAAGGCCTGGTCACGGATGCTGGCGCGTTTGCGCCATGGTTTACGCTCGGGATCCGGTTGAGCGGCATAGGTGGTGACTTCGCCACCGTAAACTTCCTTGTAACGTTCAGCCTGGCGCTCGAGTTCGGCGCGCAGTTCGTCTTTCGTCACAGTAGTACCTGATTCAAGTTGAAGGGTCGTTCGCCTGGCGTGCGCAGGAAAGTGCCAGATAGGCATTGCGCCATTTCCGGTGCGGTATCCAGCCAGTCGCGGAGATTATAGCAATCGAGCAAACACCCGGCAGGCATCTTTACCCAATGTTGACCCGGCGTGACATAGTGTTCGAGAGCGGGGGAAGTGTATCCATGTGCTCATACCAAGTTTGAAAAGGTTGAGCTGGAAAAGTTCGCAAACGCGCAGGCACAAATAAAAACGGCCCCGCACGAGGCGAGGCCGTTGCCTGGGGACTTCTACGGTGGGTACCTGACCAGTCTCTCCAAAGAAGCCACATGTGGCATGAGCAAGGTATAAGCAAATGTGGCAGCGGTCAATTGCGATTATCGGCCGTTCGTTCGATAATCGCACGAACCAGCGATTTTTTTGAGGTGACCGATGAACGACGAAACCCAGGCCGTCGAGACCGCCAACACCGAGCCGGGGCGCGCTGCTGCTCCAGCCCTGGCGCCGCCGATCGTGGCCTCGCCGGCCAAGCGTATCCAGGCTTTCACCGGCGATCCGGACTTCATGACCTCCCTGGCCCGAGGCCTGGCAGTGATCCAGGCCTTCCAGGAGCGCAAGCGTCACCTGACCATCGCCCAGATCAGCCACCGCACGGAAATTCCCCGCGCTGCCGTGCGGCGGTGCTTGCATACACTGATCAAGCTCGGCTACGCCACCACCGACGGCCGCACCTATTCGTTGCTGCCCAAGGTGCTCACCCTGGGCCACGCCTACCTGTCGTCGACACCGCTGGCGGTGTCTGCCCAGCCTTATCTGGACCGCATCAGCGACAAACTGCACGAAGCGGCCAACATGGCCACGCTGGAAGGCGACGACATTCTATATATCGCGCGTTCGGCCACGGTCGAGCGGCTGATCTCGGTCGACCTGTCGGTAGGCGGACGGCTGCCGGCGTACTGCACCTCCATGGGGCGTATCCTGCTGGCGGCACTGGACGACACCAGCCTGCGCGAATACCTGGAACGGGCCGACCTCAAGGCGCGCACCAGTCGCACGCTGCACGACGCCGAATCGCTGTTCGCCTGTATCCAGCAAGTGCGCGAGCAGGGCTGGTGCGTGGTCGACCAGGAGCTGGAGCAGGGCCTGCGCTCGATCGCCGTGCCGATCTATGACGCCTCCGGGCAGGTACTGGCGGCGCTCAACGTCAGCACCCATGTCGGCCGGGTGAGCCGCAGCGAGCTGGAGCAGCGCTTCCTGCCGATTCTGCTGGCGGCCAGCCGCGACCTCTGCCACCAACTGTTTGGCTGATTCAGGGAAGGGGCCCGGCGCGGCCCCATTATCGACCTCTCATGCGCCATTCCTGTGCGATAAACGCACAGTGTCGTCCCAGGCGAATTGCGCGCTCTCCAGTCGCTGATTAATGTCTTGGCAGCGGTCGGCTGTGCCGACCGGACAAGAAAAACATCAGAGGCACACAGCATGATTACTGTCCCACGCCTGCCACGGCCGCACCCGTGCGCAGATCTGTTTTATCCAGGCTGACCCAGGCCACCTTCATTTGCTTACCGAAACTGCGCCTATCGCCCATGTGCAGTGACGTGCCTGTGCCCTACATCTGGATAACAACAATGAACAAACCGCAAACCACTGTCGGCAATTGCCTCGACGTTCAAACTTTCATCAACCAGCAGCCACTCTCCGCTTATCAATGGCGAGTCGTGATCCTCTGCTTCCTGATTGTCTTCCTCGACGGCCTCGACACGGCGGCCATGGGCTTCATCGCACCGGCCTTGTCCCAGGAATGGGGTATCGACCGTGCCAGCCTCGGCCCGGTGATGAGCGCGGCGCTCATCGGCATGGTGTTCGGCGCCCTCGGTTCGGGGCCGCTGGCCGACCGGTTCGGTCGCAAGGTGGTGCTGGTGGGCGCGGTATTGGTGTTCGGTGGTTTCAGCCTGGCCTCGGCCTACGCGACCAATGTCGACCAGTTGCTGGTGCTGCGCCTGCTGACTGGCCTGGGGCTGGGGGCAGGCATGCCCAATGCCACCACCCTGCTGTCCGAATACACCCCGGAGCGCCTCAAGTCGCTGCTGGTGACCAGCATGTTCTGTGGTTTCAACCTGGGCATGGCCGGTGGCGGTTTCCTTTCGGCGAAGATGATCCCGGCCTATGGCTGGCACAGCCTGCTGGTGATCGGTGGTGTGCTGCCGCTGCTGCTGGTGGTGGTGCTCATGGTGTGGCTGCCGGAGTCGGCGCGCTTTTTGGTGGTCCGCAACCGCGGCACCGAGAAGGTGCGCAAGACGCTGGCGCCCATCGCGCCCGAAGTGGTGGCCCAGGCCGGTAGCTTCAGCGTGCCGGAGCAGAAGGCGGTGGCAGCTCGCAACGTGTTCGCGGTGATCTTCTCGGGCACCTACGGCGTGGGTACCTTGCTGCTGTGGTTGACCTACTTCATGGGCCTGGTCATCGTCTACCTGCTCACCAGCTGGCTGCCGACGCTGATGCGTGACAGCGGCGCGAGCATGGAGCAGGCAGCGTTCATCGGCGCGTTGTTCCAGTTCGGCGGGGTGCTCAGTGCGGTGATCGTCGGCTGGGCCATGGACCGCTACAACCCGCACAAGGTCATCGGCCTCTTCTACCTGCTGGCTGGGGTATTCGCCTACGCCGTGGGCCAGAGTCTGGGCAACATCACCCTGCTCGCCACCCTTGTGCTGATCGCGGGCATGTGCGTCAACGGCGCGCAGTCGGCCATGCCTTCGCTGGCCGCACGCTTCTATCCGACCCAAGGCCGGGCCACGGGGGTATCGTGGATGCTCGGTATCGGCCGTTTCGGCGCGATCCTCGGCGCCTGGAGCGGTGCAACCCTGCTGGGCCTGGGCTGGAACTTCGAGCAGGTGCTGACTGCCTTGCTGGTGCCGGCGGCGCTGGCCACGGTGGGCGTGATCGTCAAGGGGCTGGTCAGCCACGCCGACGCGACCTGACTGCATGGCATAGGCCTGTCGCCATCAGCCCGGCGACAGGCGCCATGGAAGTAGTTAGGAACGCAATAATCAGTTCGATAACCGCACATATAGTCGATTATCGGATTGTCCAGTACCGGTACTCTCCTTAATCTGGATTCCACTTAGGACCCTGACCAGGATCGAAAACCATACCGCCGCGGCCCACGGCCATGTGGCAGGAGAAGTCTGATGCGCGACGTATTCATCTGTGATGCCATCCGTACCCCGATCGGCCGTTTCGGCGGCGCCCTGGCCGGCGTGCGCGCCGACGACCTGGCGGCGGTGCCGCTCAAGGCGCTGATCGAGCGCAACCCGCAGGTGGCTTGGGATCAGCTCGACGAAGTGTTCTTCGGCTGCGCCAACCAGGCCGGTGAGGACAACCGCAACGTGGCGCGCATGGCGCTGCTGCTGGCGGGCCTGCCGGATACCGTGCCGGGCGTGACCCTCAATCGCCTGTGCGCCTCGGGCATGGACGCCATCGGCACGGCGTTCCGCGCCATCGCCAGTGGCGAGATGGAGCTGGCGATCGCCGGTGGCGTCGAGTCGATGTCGCGTGCGCCATTCGTGATGGGCAAGGCCGAAAGCGGCTACTCGCGCAACATGAAGCTGGAAGACACCACCATCGGCTGGCGCCTGATCAACCCGCTGATGAAAAAGCAGTACGGCGTCGACTCTATGCCGGAAACCGCCGATAACGTGGCCGACGACTACCAGGTATCGCGCGCCGACCAGGACGCCTTCGCCCTGCGCAGCCAGCAAAAGGCAGCCGCGGCCCAGGCTGCCGGCTTCTTCGACGAAGAGATCGTGCCGGTGCGCATCGTCCACAAGAAGGGCGAGACCGTGGTCGAGCGCGACGAGCACCTGCGTCCCGACACCACCCTCGAGGCGTTGACCAAGCTCAAGCCGGTCAACGGCCCGGACAAGACGGTTACCGCCGGCAACGCCTCGGGCGTCAACGATGGTGCTGCGGCGCTGATCCTGGCCTCGGCCGAAGCGGTCAAGAAGCATGGCCTGACCCCGCGTGCACGCGTTCTGGGCATGGCCAGCGCCGGTGTGGCGCCGCGCGTCATGGGCATCGGGCCAGTGCCGGCGGTGCGCAAGCTGACCGAGCGCCTGGGCGTGGCGGTGGCTGATTTCGATGTCATCGAACTCAACGAAGCGTTCGCCAGCCAAGGCCTGGCGGTGCTGCGTGAATTGGGCGTTGCCGACGATGCGCCGCAGGTGAACCCCAATGGCGGCGCGATCGCCCTGGGCCACCCGCTGGGCATGAGCGGCGCGCGCCTGGTGCTCACCGCGCTTCACCAGCTGGAGAAGAGCGGCGGCCGTAAAGGCCTGGCGACCATGTGCGTCGGTGTGGGCCAGGGTCTGGCACTGGCAATCGAGCGAGTTTGACTCTTACCGGCCTCAGCGTCGCCAAGCCAGCCTCGATAGGGAACCACGCAACCCTGTAGGCGCCAGCTCGGCGGCGATGGGGCCGGTAACTTCGACTCAAGGCCAATTGCCTGCCCCAAAGCGGAACGAGTGTGTTACTAGGTATGTCTAGACTTGCCTGTAACCCCTCTAGGAGTAAAACCCCCATGACCTCAATTCATTACACCGGGGAAGAGCGCAGTAAGCGCATCTTTGCCA
Proteins encoded in this window:
- a CDS encoding helicase HerA-like domain-containing protein — translated: MTDTSQIVVGAGQDGQPVGQAMRLANRHGLVAGATGTGKTVTLQHLAEVFSDAGVAVFAADVKGDLCGLGAAGAPQGKVAERIAGMPWLGHVPKAYPVSLWDIAGQSGHPLRTTLTDMGPLLLGNLLELTDSQQAALYAAFKVADREGLLLLDLKDLKALLSHLKDNPQLLGEDSALMTGASTQALLRRLATLEQQGAEALFGEPALQLEDLLRVETDGRGRIHLLDASRLVHEAPKVYATFLLWLLAELFEQLPERGDADKPVLALFFDEAHLLFNGTPKALQDRLEQVVRLIRSKGVGVYFVTQSPGDLPDAVLAQLGLRIQHGLRAFTAKEQKSLRAVADGFRPNPAFNTLSVLTELGIGEALVGTLEEKGTPAMVQRVLVAPPQSRIGPLTAAERSALIASSPLLGRYDKPVDRESAYEMLTQRKGEPVEPAPVPKADEESLADKAGDFLQSAAGQAIKSAVRQAANQLGRQLVRGLMGSLLGKKKR
- the pcaF gene encoding 3-oxoadipyl-CoA thiolase, which produces MMRDVFICDAIRTPIGRFGGALAGVRADDLAAVPLKALIERNPQVAWDQLDEVFFGCANQAGEDNRNVARMALLLAGLPDTVPGVTLNRLCASGMDAIGTAFRAIASGEMELAIAGGVESMSRAPFVMGKAESGYSRNMKLEDTTIGWRLINPLMKKQYGVDSMPETADNVADDYQVSRADQDAFALRSQQKAAAAQAAGFFDEEIVPVRIVHKKGETVVERDEHLRPDTTLEALTKLKPVNGPDKTVTAGNASGVNDGAAALILASAEAVKKHGLTPRARVLGMASAGVAPRVMGIGPVPAVRKLTERLGVAVADFDVIELNEAFASQGLAVLRELGVADDAPQVNPNGGAIALGHPLGMSGARLVLTALHQLEKSGGRKGLATMCVGVGQGLALAIERV
- a CDS encoding MFS transporter, which encodes MNKPQTTVGNCLDVQTFINQQPLSAYQWRVVILCFLIVFLDGLDTAAMGFIAPALSQEWGIDRASLGPVMSAALIGMVFGALGSGPLADRFGRKVVLVGAVLVFGGFSLASAYATNVDQLLVLRLLTGLGLGAGMPNATTLLSEYTPERLKSLLVTSMFCGFNLGMAGGGFLSAKMIPAYGWHSLLVIGGVLPLLLVVVLMVWLPESARFLVVRNRGTEKVRKTLAPIAPEVVAQAGSFSVPEQKAVAARNVFAVIFSGTYGVGTLLLWLTYFMGLVIVYLLTSWLPTLMRDSGASMEQAAFIGALFQFGGVLSAVIVGWAMDRYNPHKVIGLFYLLAGVFAYAVGQSLGNITLLATLVLIAGMCVNGAQSAMPSLAARFYPTQGRATGVSWMLGIGRFGAILGAWSGATLLGLGWNFEQVLTALLVPAALATVGVIVKGLVSHADAT
- the pcaR gene encoding pca regulon transcriptional regulator PcaR, producing the protein MNDETQAVETANTEPGRAAAPALAPPIVASPAKRIQAFTGDPDFMTSLARGLAVIQAFQERKRHLTIAQISHRTEIPRAAVRRCLHTLIKLGYATTDGRTYSLLPKVLTLGHAYLSSTPLAVSAQPYLDRISDKLHEAANMATLEGDDILYIARSATVERLISVDLSVGGRLPAYCTSMGRILLAALDDTSLREYLERADLKARTSRTLHDAESLFACIQQVREQGWCVVDQELEQGLRSIAVPIYDASGQVLAALNVSTHVGRVSRSELEQRFLPILLAASRDLCHQLFG
- a CDS encoding inorganic phosphate transporter; translation: MIDLFSGLDAWVLVSLLLALTFVLAFEFINGFHDTANAVATVIYTKAMPPHLAVFFSGVFNFLGVLLGGVGVAYAIVHLLPVELLINVNTGHGLAMVFSLLAAAITWNLGTWYFGIPASSSHTLIGSILGVGLANALINGIPLGDGVNWQKAIDIGLSLVVSPLAGFAVAALVLIGLKWWRPLSKMHKTPEQRRKLDDKKHPPFWNRLVLVISAMGVSFVHGSNDGQKGIGLIMLVLIGIVPAKFVLDLNSTTYQIERTRDATLHMSQFYQRNEATLGEFLALGKAKSGDLPAQFSCNPQQTEPTIAALQTSLKGVTDYHDLDADKRVEVRRYLLCLDDTAKKVGKLPGLDAREKSDLEKLRKDLTATTEYAPFWVIVAVALALGLGTMVGWKRVVLTVGEKIGKQGMTYAQGMSAQITAACAIGMANVFSLPVSTTHVLSSGVAGTMVANKSGLQGGTVKTILLAWVLTLPASMGLAAGLFWLASKALA